ACGCTCCCGCGCGCATACCGGCTCCTCCATTGCTGGACCCACAGGTCGAGGACATAGTGGAGATGGATGTTCGCCAGCAAGGGTGAAACCGTTGCTCCTTGCGGAGTACCCTCCTCCCCCCTCGTCCACTCCTCACCCTCTATCACTCCTGCGCTCAACCACTTCCGGAGGAGACGCAGCATCCTCTTGTCCGCGATTCGGTGCTCGAGAAACCTCACCATCCACCCGTGATCGATGGCATCGAAATAGCCATGGATGTCGGAATCAAGGAACCAGCTCACCTTGCATCGACGAATCCCGACGGCGAGGGCATCCAGCGCATGGTGCTGGCTGCGCCGCGGCCGAAATCCGTACGAGAAGCCGAGGAAATCCGCTTCGTAGATGGCATTCAGCACTTCGACGACGGCTCGCTGGACGATCTTCTCCTCCAACGAGGCTATGCCGAGCGGCCGCTGCCCCCCCGTCTGCCTTCGGAATGTACACTTCCGCGACGGTTTTGCCCGGTACGCCCCACTGTGCAATCGCGCATGCAGCTCCAGGAGGTTGTCCTCTAGGTTGCCCGCGTATTGCTCCCACGTCACCCCGTCGACTCCGGGTGCCGCATTCCGTTGGTTGGAGGTAGGGGCGCGGTGCAGGTGGGCGCTCTCGAGGACCTCGCCGGCAATGACGTTCGTTCGCACCGCCTCGATGATTGGGGTGTCACGGTCCGAGGTGCATCAAGGACACGGAGCGAGGTCGGGCGAATATCCACTACGGAGAGCGTGCGGAAACAGCCAACCATCGTGTTTTTATGCATCATCAAGCTCCCCACTCGGTGTTCCCAATGGGTGGATTGAGGTTCCGCCGCCCGCGTTCTTGACCTTGTCGTTGATCCTCCGGGCGATGCATTGGGCACCGTCCACGAAGGCGACGATCGAGCGCTTCCGCGCGCTGCTGCATGAGAGCTCGGTCGAGTGGTGGACGGCGACGGCGTCTGCGAGCCAGCGTGCGGGGCAGATCCTGCCGCGATGCCATCGACAGGGGGCCGCGGTGTGGGGGGCGGCGTGTGCGCTGGGGATCCGCGGGCGTAAGATGGGAAAATGGATGATGTTCGGCGCCTCGCCCGCTCAAAGCGATGGCGACGCGCGCCGATTATGGCAGCATGCATCGCACATTCCCGCAGCAGGGCTCCTGTGGACACCACCATTCCCGTCTGCTCCGATCCAGGGGCTTCGTCCCGTTACGCCATCATCGAGGTCCTCTACGAGGGTTCAGACACCCTTCTTTACCGGGGTGTGCGCGAAGACGACGGCCTTCCCGTGGTGCTCAAGGTCCTTCGGCGCGACCACGCGAGCCCTCGCGCCCTCGAGCGGCTGCGCCACGAGTACGAGGTCGCCCGGGCGCTCGAGACCACGGCCATCATCAAGCCCTATGCGCTCGAGACGCTCGGCGGTCAGCCGGCGCTGGTCCTGGAGGATTTCGGCGGCGTGTCGCTCGATCGGCTCCAGGACTGGCCGATACCTCTACCTCTCGAGCGCTTCTTTCCCGTCGCCGTCCGTTTGGTCGAGGCGCTCAGCGCGCTGCATCGACACGGCGTCGTCCACAAGGACATCAAGCCTCAAAACCTGCTCCTCCACCCCGCCACCGGCGAGGTGAAGATCACCGACCTGGGGATTGCGTCCCGGGTACCCCGCGAGCTCCAGCACCTCGAGCACGTCGGACTCATCGAGGGGACCCTGGCCTACATGGCCCCGGAGCAGACAGGCCGGATGAACCGCTGGATCGACGAGCGGACCGATCTCTACTCCCTCGGCGTCGTCTTGTACGAGATGCTGACGGGCGCTCTGCCGTTCCGGGCCAGTGATCCTGTTGAGTGGGTCTATTGCCACATCGCCCAGAAGCCGGTCCCGCCGCACGCGCTCGTCCCGTCGATTCCCCCGCTCCTGTCGGAAGTCGTGCTCAAGCTGCTCTCCAAGGCCGCCGAGGAGCGTTACCAGAGCGCGGCCGGCCTGCGGCACGATCTGGACGAGTGCTTCGCAAGGTGGCGGACGAGCGGCGCCATTGCGCCCTTCGCGCTCGGGGCGCGCGACGTCTCCGACCGGTTCCAGGTGCCGCAGCGGCTGTACGGGCGCGAGCGCGAGGTGGAGGCGCTTCTCGCCGTGTTCGAGCGGGTGGTGGCGCAGGGCCGGCCAGAGCTGGTGCTGGTGTCGGGCTACTCGGGCATCGGGAAGTCGTCGCTGGTCGCCGAGCTGCACCGGCCGATCGTGAGGCAGCGGGGGTTCTTCCTCGCCGGCAAGTTCGATCAAACCGCGAGGGACGTCCCCTACCGCGCTTTCCATCAGGCGTTCCGGGCGCTTTTGCAGGAGATCCTCGGCGCGAGCGAGGAGCAGGTCGAGCGCTGGAGACAGCGCTTCCGGGAGGCCCTTGGCTCGCACGGCAGGCTGCTCGCCGACGTGCTCCCCGAGCTCGGGCTGCTCCTTGGCCCGCAGCCGCCCGTGCCCGAGCTGCCGCCCGCCGAGGCGCAGAGCCGGCTGCTCGCGACGCTTCAGCGCGTGGTCGCGGCGTGCGCCCAGAAGGAGCACCCCGTGGCGCTCTTCCTCGACGATCTGCAGTGGGCCGACGCGGCCAGCCTCCAGCTGCTCGAGCAGCTCGCCACCTACACCGGGCCCGCGCACCTGCTGCTGATCGGCGCGTACCGCGACAACGAGGTCGGCCCCGCGCACCCGCTACGGCTCACGCTGGCCGAGGCGCGGAAGCGCGGCGCCACCGTCTCCGAGCTCGTCCTCGAGCCGCTCTCCGCGGCCCACGTCACGGCGCTCGTCGCCGAGGCGGTCCACGCGCCGCACGCGCCCACAGAGCAGGTCGGGCCGCTCTCGCAGCTGGTTTACGAGAAGACCGGCGGAAACCCGTTCTTCGTGCTCCAGTTCCTGATCGCGCTGCACCAGGAGGGGCTCATCGCCTTCGACGCGGAGGAGGCCAGGTGGCGGTGGGACATCGCCGCGATCCGCGACAAGGGGTTCACCGACAACGTCGGCGAGCTGATGGCGGGCAAGCTCAAGCGGCTCTCGGGCCCGACGCGGGACGCGCTCAAGTTCGCTGCGTGCCTCGGCAGCAGCCTGGAGCTCGACACGCTCGCGGTGGTCGCGGGCCGTCCGGCGGCGGAGCTCCGCGACGCGCTCGAGGAGGCCGTGCGGGAGGGGCTGCTGCTCCGCCGGGGCTCGGCCTATCGATTCCTCCATGACCGGGTACAGCAGGCCGCTTACTCGCTCATCCCGGCGGGACAGCTCGCCGAGATGCACCTGGGGATCGGGCGGCTGCTCCTCACGGCGCAGCGCGCGGAGGAGCGCGACGAGGCGCTCTTCGATGTCGTCGGCCATCTCAACCGCGGCGCCGCGCTCCTGCATTCCCAGGCGGAACGGGACGAGGTCGCGGCGCTGAACCTGCGCGCCGGCAGGAAGGCCAAGGCGGCCGCGGCCTTCCAGACCGCCGCCGCGCTCTTCGCCGCGGGCCTCTCGCTGCTCGCGCTGGGCTCCTGGGAGACGCAGCACGAGCTGACCTTCGAGCTGACCTTCGAGCGCGCGCACGTCGCGTACATCACCGGCGGCTTCGACGAGGTCGAGCGGTTCCTGGACGAGCTCATGGAGCGCGCGAGGACCCGGCGCGAGACGGCCGCCGCCGTCGAGCTCGCCGTTGCCTTCTACCAGACCCGCGGGCAATACGCCCGCGCGGTAGAGATCGGCCTCTCGTGGCTCCGCGCCTGCGACATCGATCTGCCGCTCCACCCCGCCGGCGCACAGATTGACAGGGAGACCGAGAGCGTCTGGCAGGCCCTGGGCGACCGCGTCATCGAGGACCTGATCCATCTGCCCCCCATGACGGACCCGGAGATCGAGATCACGATGGGCGTGCTGCAGCGTATGGTCCTCCCAGCGGTCTTCGTGGACCCGGACCTGCACGTCCTCGTCGTCCTGCGCATGGTCAAGCTCAGCCTGCGCCACGGCAGCGCCGAGAGCTCCGCGTATGCGTACACTGCCTTCGCGAGGGTGATCGGCCCGACGTTCGGGCGATACCAGGAGGCCTATCGGTTCGGCAAGCTCGGCCACGACCTGGCGGACAGGAGCGGCCTCCTCACCACGAAATCGGTGGTGTTCAACCTCTTCGGACAGCATGTCGTCTTCTGGACACGCCACTACAGAGAGACGTATCCGTACACGCGCGCCGGCTTCAGCGCCGCGGTCGAGTCCGGCGATCTGAACAACGCGTGCTTCAGCTGCCTCTGGGCCGCGGTGTTCCGGCTGCTCTCTGGCGAGCCGCTGGAGGACGTGCTCCGCGAGGTCGACGAGCGCCTGGGCTTCGTGCGCAGGGCCGGTTACGCGTTCGCGCACATCGCCCTCCTCTGCGACCACGCCATGATCCAGACGCTGCGCGGGAGACCGGTCCGCTTCTCGATGCTGGACGGGTCCGATCTGGATCCGCCGGCCTTCGAGGCGCAGCTGGAGGAGGAGGATCTGCAGGGGGCTCGCGCTCTCTATTACAGCTTGAAGGCGCAGGCGCTCTTCGTCCTCGGCTCTCCCAGAGAGGCGTCCGCGGCGGCGACCCGCGTGATGGTCGAGCACCCCTTCAGGATCGCGCCGTACCCGCTCATCGCCGAGAACTTCTACTATCTCGCGCTCGCGCTCGCGGCCCTCTTCAACGAGCCGCACGAGGCGCACGAGGCGGAGCCCTCCCCGCCGCAGGCGCTCCCTGAGCGGCTCCTCGAATGCGAGCGGCAGCTCGGCGAGTGGGCCAGGAGCGGCCCCGACAACTTCCTCCACAAGCACGCCTTGGTCCGCGCCGAGATCGCCCGGCTCCGGGGGCACGAGCTGGAGGCCATCCGGCTCTACGAGCAGGCCATCGCGGCGACGCGGCAGGGCGGCTTCGTCCAGCACGAGGCCATCGCCTGCGAGCTCGCCGCTCGGTTCTACCGCGCGCGCGGCCTCTCCACGTCCGAAGGCGCCCACCTGCGAGAGGCCCGCGCCGCCTACGTCACGTGGGGCGCCCACGCCAAGGTGGATCAGCTCGATCAGCGCTACCCCCACCTCGCCCCGCGCAAGCCGATCGCCCCCACCGTCACCTTCGCCGTACGGGCCGAGCAGTTCGACGTCCTGCCGGTGGTCAAGGCCTCGCAGAGCATCTCCGGCGAGCTCAAGATCCCGCGCCTGCTCGAGACGCTGCTTCGCCTCGTGGTCGAGCACGCGGGCGCCGAGGAAGGCTGTGTCCTCCTGGTCCGGGAAGATCGCCTGTGGGCTGCGGCGATCGAGACGCCAGGGGGCGCGGTGCGGCTGCTCGATGCGGACGAGGCGCAGTCGGCCGCGCTGCCGCAGTCCGTCCTCAACTACGTTCGCCGGAGCCACGAGCGCGTGCTGCTCGACGACGCCGCCGCCCGGCACCCCTTCATGGAGGACGAGTATTTCCGGCGCAAGCGCCCGAGATCGGTGCTGTGCCTCCCGATCGTGCGCGAGGCCCGGCTGCTCGGCCTGCTCTACCTGGAGAACAACCTCGCCACTGGCACCTTCACCCCCGGGCGGCTCAGCGTCATCGAGCTGCTCGCCTCGCAGTCGGCCATCTCGCTGGAGAACGCCCTGCTCTATACCGAGCTGGAGCAGGAGAACGCCGAGCGGCGGCGAGCGGAACAGGCGCTCAAGGCCAATCAGGAGATGCTCCAGGCCATCGTCGACAACTCGGCGGCGGCTATCTACATCAAGGATCGCGACGGCCGACATCTGCTCGCCAACCGGCACGTGGGCACCATTCTGCGCCTGCCGGGCGAGAAGATCCTCGGAAAGACCAACGCTGATCTCTTCCCTGCTCCGATGGCCGAGGCCATCCAAGACCACGACCGGAAGGTGATCGAGGCGGGCGCGCCGATGGAGTGGGAGGAGGAGATCCCGCTGGAGGACGGGCCGCACACCTTCCTGTCGGTCAAATTCCCTCTCGGCGAGGGGCCCGCGCCCCGCGCGATCGGCGGCATCTCCACCGACATCACCGAGCGCAAGCGGACCGAGCAGGCCGTGCGCTTCCTGGCCGAGGCGAGCTGCAAGCTGATGACGCTGGGCTACGGCGCGACGTTCGAGAGCGTGGCGCAGCTCCCGGTGCCGGAGCTGTCGGATCAGTGCGTCATCGAGGTGCTCCTCGAGGGCAGGACGCCGGGCTGGACGGTCGCGGCAGGGGTGCCCAGCGAGCAGCTCGACGCGCTGAAGAACGCGCTGCGCGTTCTGGCAGCGGCGTCGCCGGCCGGAGCCGAGGGCGAAGAGGGCCGCGTCACGCCGCCGCTACAGCAGGTGGGTTCGCTCGACCCGCGGGTCAGGCATCTCTGGGAGCAGCTCGGCGTTCATGCGTTCCTGCGGGTCCCGCTGGCCGCGCGCGACCGGTACTTCGGCGTCATGACCCTGCTGGCGACGGCGCCCGAGCGCCGTTATGGCCCCGCCGAGCTGCGGCTGGCCGAGGAGCTGGGGTGCCGCGCGGCGCTCGTGCTCGACAACGCCCGACTGTTCGCCGAGGCCCAGGAGGCGATCCAGCGGCGGGACGAGTTCCTCGTCGTCGCCTCTCACGAGCTCAAAACCCCGCTGACCTCGCTGCAGATGCAGGTGCAGGCGGTCGAGCGCCTGCTGCGCCGCCGCTCGCTCGCGGAGCTCCCCCCCGAGCGGATCGAGGCGATGCTCCAGATCCTCGGCCGCCAGACGTCGCGGCTCGGGTGCCTGGTCGACGAGCTGCTCGACGTCACGCGGCTGAACGCCGGGCGGCTGGCGCTCGCGCGGGCGCCGGTCGATCTGGCGGCGCTGGCGAGCGAGGTCGTCGAGCGGATGCGCCCGCAGCTCGCGGCGTCCCACTGCCGGACGCAGCTCGAGCTGGAGGAGCCCGTGGTCGGGTGCTGGGATCCGTCTCGCATAGAGCAGGTCATCATCAATCTCCTATCGAACGCGATGAAGTACGGCGCAGGCAGGCCTATCCTCGTCGGCGCGCGGCGGCAGGCCGATCGCGCGCTGCTCATCATCCGGGATGAAGGGATCGG
The DNA window shown above is from Sorangium aterium and carries:
- the ltrA gene encoding group II intron reverse transcriptase/maturase, translating into MRTNVIAGEVLESAHLHRAPTSNQRNAAPGVDGVTWEQYAGNLEDNLLELHARLHSGAYRAKPSRKCTFRRQTGGQRPLGIASLEEKIVQRAVVEVLNAIYEADFLGFSYGFRPRRSQHHALDALAVGIRRCKVSWFLDSDIHGYFDAIDHGWMVRFLEHRIADKRMLRLLRKWLSAGVIEGEEWTRGEEGTPQGATVSPLLANIHLHYVLDLWVQQWRSRYARGSVIITRFANDFVVGFQYRTDAERFLQNLRERLRKFALELHPDKTRILEFGRHAASNLQEKGQGKPESFNFLGFTHICGKTWMGKFLIVRRTMRERMRKKLHEVKAELQRRRHHLIPEQGKRLRSVVQEHFLYYAVPSNGRSLQWFRTQVTRHWHRALRRRSQRDRTTCARMQRLAQRWIPLVRILHPWPDERFRVKTRGKSPVR
- a CDS encoding AAA family ATPase, with translation MDTTIPVCSDPGASSRYAIIEVLYEGSDTLLYRGVREDDGLPVVLKVLRRDHASPRALERLRHEYEVARALETTAIIKPYALETLGGQPALVLEDFGGVSLDRLQDWPIPLPLERFFPVAVRLVEALSALHRHGVVHKDIKPQNLLLHPATGEVKITDLGIASRVPRELQHLEHVGLIEGTLAYMAPEQTGRMNRWIDERTDLYSLGVVLYEMLTGALPFRASDPVEWVYCHIAQKPVPPHALVPSIPPLLSEVVLKLLSKAAEERYQSAAGLRHDLDECFARWRTSGAIAPFALGARDVSDRFQVPQRLYGREREVEALLAVFERVVAQGRPELVLVSGYSGIGKSSLVAELHRPIVRQRGFFLAGKFDQTARDVPYRAFHQAFRALLQEILGASEEQVERWRQRFREALGSHGRLLADVLPELGLLLGPQPPVPELPPAEAQSRLLATLQRVVAACAQKEHPVALFLDDLQWADAASLQLLEQLATYTGPAHLLLIGAYRDNEVGPAHPLRLTLAEARKRGATVSELVLEPLSAAHVTALVAEAVHAPHAPTEQVGPLSQLVYEKTGGNPFFVLQFLIALHQEGLIAFDAEEARWRWDIAAIRDKGFTDNVGELMAGKLKRLSGPTRDALKFAACLGSSLELDTLAVVAGRPAAELRDALEEAVREGLLLRRGSAYRFLHDRVQQAAYSLIPAGQLAEMHLGIGRLLLTAQRAEERDEALFDVVGHLNRGAALLHSQAERDEVAALNLRAGRKAKAAAAFQTAAALFAAGLSLLALGSWETQHELTFELTFERAHVAYITGGFDEVERFLDELMERARTRRETAAAVELAVAFYQTRGQYARAVEIGLSWLRACDIDLPLHPAGAQIDRETESVWQALGDRVIEDLIHLPPMTDPEIEITMGVLQRMVLPAVFVDPDLHVLVVLRMVKLSLRHGSAESSAYAYTAFARVIGPTFGRYQEAYRFGKLGHDLADRSGLLTTKSVVFNLFGQHVVFWTRHYRETYPYTRAGFSAAVESGDLNNACFSCLWAAVFRLLSGEPLEDVLREVDERLGFVRRAGYAFAHIALLCDHAMIQTLRGRPVRFSMLDGSDLDPPAFEAQLEEEDLQGARALYYSLKAQALFVLGSPREASAAATRVMVEHPFRIAPYPLIAENFYYLALALAALFNEPHEAHEAEPSPPQALPERLLECERQLGEWARSGPDNFLHKHALVRAEIARLRGHELEAIRLYEQAIAATRQGGFVQHEAIACELAARFYRARGLSTSEGAHLREARAAYVTWGAHAKVDQLDQRYPHLAPRKPIAPTVTFAVRAEQFDVLPVVKASQSISGELKIPRLLETLLRLVVEHAGAEEGCVLLVREDRLWAAAIETPGGAVRLLDADEAQSAALPQSVLNYVRRSHERVLLDDAAARHPFMEDEYFRRKRPRSVLCLPIVREARLLGLLYLENNLATGTFTPGRLSVIELLASQSAISLENALLYTELEQENAERRRAEQALKANQEMLQAIVDNSAAAIYIKDRDGRHLLANRHVGTILRLPGEKILGKTNADLFPAPMAEAIQDHDRKVIEAGAPMEWEEEIPLEDGPHTFLSVKFPLGEGPAPRAIGGISTDITERKRTEQAVRFLAEASCKLMTLGYGATFESVAQLPVPELSDQCVIEVLLEGRTPGWTVAAGVPSEQLDALKNALRVLAAASPAGAEGEEGRVTPPLQQVGSLDPRVRHLWEQLGVHAFLRVPLAARDRYFGVMTLLATAPERRYGPAELRLAEELGCRAALVLDNARLFAEAQEAIQRRDEFLVVASHELKTPLTSLQMQVQAVERLLRRRSLAELPPERIEAMLQILGRQTSRLGCLVDELLDVTRLNAGRLALARAPVDLAALASEVVERMRPQLAASHCRTQLELEEPVVGCWDPSRIEQVIINLLSNAMKYGAGRPILVGARRQADRALLIIRDEGIGIGAADQGRIFERFERAVSVRNFGGLGLGLYIARSIVASHGGSIRVESKPGAGATFVVELPLNPPEAEERGVAPA